A portion of the Pseudomonas synxantha BG33R genome contains these proteins:
- a CDS encoding TerC family protein — protein sequence MEWLADPTAWLGLATLIVLELVLGIDNLVFIAILADKLPPEQRDRARLIGLSLALLMRLGLLASISWLVTLTQPLFEVFDKSFSGRDLIMLFGGVFLLFKATMELHERLEGHVAQHKGNVAYAMFWPIVAQIVVLDAVFSLDAVITAVGMVDELAVMMIAVIVSIGLMIVASKPLTRFVNAHPTVIMLCLGFLMMIGFALTAEGLGFHIPKGYLYAAIGFSILIEVFNQIARSRRKKSAQGVLPVRERTAHAVMRLLGGRSLAVEEVGEEVADLLGEPDTAQGPLFDRRERVMISGVLQLAERPIRTLMTPRAKVDCIDLADDPDTIRLKLMHSSYSRLPLIRNGAVDEPLGFVHKKELLKEYLAGNEPNLEHLARRAINLLESFSILNALEQMRQESTHIAFVINEFGDFMGVLSMTDILESIAGELPDASEIEGPDIVEEGAGFRANGALNLNQVSRRTGFKAVATEDYQTLAGLVMSLLDRLPVVGDSLEYEGWRLTVAAVEERRVTQVCLSPLTAP from the coding sequence ATGGAATGGTTAGCAGATCCCACGGCCTGGCTCGGCCTGGCGACCTTGATTGTGCTGGAACTGGTGCTGGGTATCGACAACCTGGTGTTTATCGCGATCCTGGCAGACAAGTTGCCGCCGGAGCAGCGCGACCGTGCGCGCTTGATCGGTTTGTCCTTGGCGTTGCTGATGCGTCTGGGCCTGTTGGCGAGTATTTCCTGGTTGGTGACCCTCACCCAGCCGCTGTTCGAGGTGTTCGACAAGAGCTTTTCCGGCCGTGACCTGATCATGCTGTTCGGTGGTGTGTTCCTGTTGTTCAAGGCCACCATGGAGCTGCACGAACGCCTGGAAGGCCACGTGGCCCAGCACAAGGGCAATGTGGCTTATGCGATGTTCTGGCCGATCGTGGCGCAGATCGTGGTGCTCGACGCAGTGTTCTCCCTCGACGCGGTGATTACCGCAGTGGGCATGGTCGATGAGCTGGCGGTGATGATGATCGCGGTGATCGTGTCCATCGGTTTGATGATCGTGGCAAGCAAGCCGCTGACCCGTTTCGTCAACGCCCACCCTACGGTCATCATGCTGTGCCTGGGCTTTTTGATGATGATCGGTTTCGCCCTGACCGCCGAAGGCTTGGGCTTCCATATTCCCAAGGGCTACCTGTACGCGGCCATTGGTTTCTCGATTCTGATCGAGGTGTTCAACCAGATCGCCCGCTCGCGTCGCAAGAAATCGGCACAAGGTGTGCTGCCGGTGCGTGAGCGTACCGCCCATGCGGTGATGCGTCTGCTGGGTGGTCGTAGCCTGGCGGTGGAAGAGGTGGGTGAAGAGGTCGCTGACTTGCTGGGCGAGCCGGATACTGCGCAGGGCCCGCTGTTTGATCGACGTGAGCGGGTGATGATCAGCGGGGTGCTGCAACTGGCCGAACGGCCGATTCGTACCCTGATGACACCACGGGCCAAGGTTGACTGCATCGACCTGGCGGACGATCCCGACACGATCCGCCTGAAGCTGATGCATTCGTCCTACTCGCGTTTGCCGCTGATCCGCAACGGTGCGGTGGATGAACCCTTGGGCTTTGTGCACAAGAAGGAACTGCTCAAGGAGTACCTGGCCGGTAACGAGCCGAACCTGGAGCACCTGGCGCGCCGGGCGATCAACCTGCTGGAGAGCTTTTCGATCCTCAATGCCCTGGAGCAGATGCGCCAGGAGTCCACCCACATCGCCTTTGTGATCAACGAATTCGGGGACTTCATGGGCGTGTTGAGCATGACCGATATTCTGGAATCCATCGCCGGTGAATTGCCCGATGCCAGTGAAATCGAAGGCCCGGACATTGTCGAGGAGGGCGCGGGCTTTCGTGCCAATGGTGCCTTGAATCTTAATCAGGTGAGCCGACGCACCGGCTTCAAGGCCGTGGCGACGGAGGATTACCAGACCCTGGCCGGTCTGGTGATGAGTCTGTTGGATCGCTTGCCGGTTGTGGGCGATAGTCTTGAATACGAGGGGTGGCGCCTGACTGTGGCCGCGGTGGAAGAGCGGAGGGTGACGCAGGTTTGTTTGTCGCCGCTTACGGCTCCTTGA
- a CDS encoding transporter substrate-binding domain-containing protein gives MHHRPSVFKACVFLVAASASFTSMVQAADSKLDDVLKRGHLIVGTGSTNAPWHFQGADGKLQGFDIDIGRMVAKGLFNDPSKVEFVVQSSDARIPNLLTDKVDMSCQFITVTASRAQQVAFTLPYYREGVGLLLPNNSKYKEIEDLQAAGDDVTVAVLQNVYAEELVHQALPKAKVDQYDSVDLMYQAVNSGRADAAATDQSSVKYLMVQNPGRYRSPTYAWSPQTYACAVKRGDQDWLNFVNTALHEAMTGVEFPTYKASFKQWFGVDLPEPAIGFPVEFK, from the coding sequence ATGCATCACCGACCATCCGTATTCAAAGCGTGTGTTTTTCTTGTTGCCGCATCGGCTTCCTTCACAAGCATGGTGCAGGCGGCAGACAGCAAGCTGGATGATGTGCTCAAGCGCGGGCATCTGATCGTGGGTACAGGCAGTACCAATGCGCCGTGGCACTTCCAGGGAGCGGATGGCAAATTGCAGGGGTTTGATATCGACATCGGCCGCATGGTGGCCAAGGGTTTGTTCAATGACCCGAGCAAGGTCGAGTTTGTGGTGCAGTCATCCGATGCGCGCATTCCCAACCTGCTGACGGACAAGGTCGACATGAGCTGCCAGTTCATCACCGTCACCGCCAGCCGTGCGCAGCAGGTGGCTTTTACTTTGCCGTACTACCGCGAAGGCGTCGGCCTGCTGTTGCCCAACAACAGCAAGTACAAGGAAATCGAAGACCTTCAAGCCGCAGGCGATGACGTGACCGTGGCCGTGCTGCAAAACGTGTACGCCGAAGAACTGGTGCACCAGGCACTGCCCAAAGCCAAGGTCGACCAGTACGACAGTGTCGACCTGATGTACCAGGCCGTGAACTCCGGCCGCGCCGATGCGGCTGCCACCGATCAGTCCTCGGTCAAATACCTGATGGTGCAGAACCCCGGTCGCTACCGCAGCCCCACTTACGCCTGGAGCCCGCAAACCTACGCGTGTGCGGTCAAGCGTGGCGACCAGGATTGGCTGAATTTCGTCAACACCGCGCTGCATGAAGCCATGACCGGTGTGGAGTTTCCCACCTACAAGGCTTCTTTCAAGCAGTGGTTCGGCGTTGACCTGCCAGAACCGGCCATCGGTTTTCCCGTGGAATTCAAATGA
- a CDS encoding protein disulfide isomerase family protein, which produces MSYVNAVIANKAEFDRELNTRQPVFVVFISHDCAACTDAMPRFMRISQRYKHQIKIMILDCTETPSHPSVDRIPMLLIYQDQQLQETVPGLGEQAIEHAFKRFARLQIKEP; this is translated from the coding sequence ATGAGCTACGTCAATGCAGTGATCGCAAATAAGGCGGAATTTGACCGCGAACTCAATACGAGGCAACCCGTATTCGTTGTATTCATCTCCCATGATTGCGCGGCATGCACTGACGCAATGCCACGCTTCATGCGGATAAGCCAGCGGTACAAGCACCAGATCAAGATCATGATCCTCGATTGCACCGAAACACCAAGCCATCCAAGCGTGGACCGAATTCCAATGCTGCTGATCTACCAGGACCAACAGCTTCAGGAAACCGTTCCCGGACTCGGCGAGCAAGCGATTGAACACGCGTTCAAGCGATTCGCTCGCCTCCAGATCAAGGAGCCGTAA